The following nucleotide sequence is from Roseivirga sp. BDSF3-8.
GCAGGCAAAACCACCCTTATCCGAATCATAACGCAGATCATAGCGCCGGATAATGGTGAGGTATATATCAGTGGTAAGCCATTGGAACCAGCACATATCAGGACGATAGGATACCTCCCGGAAGAAAGGGGCCTGTATAAGAAGATGAAGGTGGGTGACCAGCTCCTGTATCTTGCCCGGCTGAAAGGACTCGAAAAAAAGGACGCTGTTACACGTATAAAACACTGGCTGGACAAGCTGGACATGAGGGCCTGGGCTAACAAGAACATCGAGGACCTGAGCAAGGGTATGCAGCAAAAGATCCAGTTTATAGCTACAGTAGTGCATGAACCTAAGCTGATTATTCTGGATGAGCCATTCAGTGGCTTTGACCCTGTAAATGCGAGCCTTATCCGTGACGAAATACTGGAACTGAGGGAAAAGGGAGCAAGTATCATATTCAGTACGCACAGGATGGAATCGGTAGAGGAACTGTGCGACCACATTGCCCTCATCAATAAGTCTAAGAAGATACTGGATGGCCCTAAGCGAACTATTAAAGAAAACCACCGCACGAATACCTATATCGTGGATCACAGAGGTGAGTTTACCCTGGATGCTGATGGTTTTGAAGTAGTGGCTAAGGGAGAGACGGAGCAGGGCTACCAGGAGACTACCGTAAGAATCCTTAACGGGTCGGGGCCTAATGAACTTCTGAACCGGCTTATCAGCCAGACGGAGATAAACGGCTTCAGGGAAAAGATCCCTAGCATTAATGAAATTTTTATCCAGGAAGTAAGCGCCTGATCATGAATAAAATACTATTAGTCACCGCCAGAGAGTACCTGACCCGGGTCAGGAAGAAGTCTTTTCTGATCATAACCATCGCTACGCCGATCGCCCTGGTATTAATATTTGGCCTTTTTGGTTACCTGGCAGTAAACTCTGCCGATACAAAGGTGATACAGGTTATTGATGAAAGTGGCCGGTTTACCAAAACGTTTAAGGAGTCTGACCGGGTGCATTATTTATATATCAGCAACACGCTTGATGATGCTAAAAAGAACCTGGAGGAGTCGGACGCTGATGGAATCCTGTATATCCCTGCCATTGATATAGACAAACCGGAGGGAATAAAATACTATACTTCTGGTAGCCCGAGTATGAGTACTATCCGGTCGATAGAAAGAAATATTGAGCAGGTTATAGAGGATGTGAAGTTGCAGCAATCGGGCCTGGATGCTGAACTGATCCGGGACCTAAAGCCGAATGTAAGCCTGGAAACTTTCCCTCTGGATGAGGAAAAGGAAAGTAATGCAGCTGCGGCTTTTGGCACTGGCTATGCTCTCTCGCTCTTTACTTATTTCTTTATATTCCTGTATGGTGCACAGATCATGCGCGGGGTAATGGAGGAAAAGACGAACCGGATCGTGGAGGTCATTATTTCTTCTGTAAAACCTCTCCAGTTATTATATGGCAAAATACTGGGTGTGGCGGCAGTAGGCCTTACTCAGTTTATTATCTGGATAGTACTTATAGTAGGCCTTTCGTCAGCCGGAGCCGCTTTACTGGGTGGCCAGGTTTCAGATGAGCAAAAACAGCAGTTTGAGGAGGTACAGGCAGCCAGGCCAGGTGGGGCCAGTGGCAGCGCGGAAAGCCTGGTAGAATTACAGTCAGCCATAGACAGCATTGATTTCACCAGCCTGGTGGGGGTCTTCCTGTTTTACTTTCTTGGCGGCTACCTGCTTTACGGGGCTTTGTTTGCCGCTGTAGGTTCAGCGGTAGATTCCGACACGGACTCGCAGCAGTTTATGCTGCCTATTACCATCCCGCTCATACTATCGGTATTTGCCCTGGCTTTTGTACTGGATGACCCTGATGGCACACTGGCCTTCTGGCTGTCAGTCTTTCCCTTTACCAGTCCGGTAATTATGATGGCCCGTCAGCCTTTTGGCGTACCGCCGTGGGAGATGGTCCTAAGTATGGTTATGCTGATCGGGGGCTTTGTATTTACGACCTGGGTGGCCAGCCGCATTTACCGGGTGGGCATTCTGATGCATGGCACTAAGGTAAATTACAAGGTGCTGGCTAAGTGGTTTATGCAGAAGCAATAAAAAAACAGCAAAGAGGCTGTCTTAAAAGTAGCGGGACATCTTTTTCTACGAAACAATATTTTGAAAATCACCTCAACCACTCTGCATAGCGAAGTCGGACGCGACCCGGTCGAACGCGACCGGGTACAACCTCTCGGTAGTTACGAGGAATGCAAAATTATATTTTGAACAAAAAGAAAGAGGTTGCCTTTTGAGACAGCCTCTTTTATTTTTAATGCCCGCCAAGCCGCTTATTGCGCAGGACTGTACTGCACCTCAAAAGGCTGCGAATAATAGACAGGCTGCCCGTCTTTTGTAAACCCGGATATGGTAAGGTAATAAGTGCCTGTAGCATCTGATGTTTCGAATTCTATTGTAGCCGAGCCAGATGCATCAGTACTAATATATGGCTCCCAGAGTAATTGAGACCGAAAATAGGGCTTAGGGGACGACTTCTCTATTTCAGGAATATTAACCTCCTGCACCTCGCTAAGTCCGGAAAATTTGGCCACATACTGGTCCCTGTTTTTATCGGGTTTGTAGTCTCCTCCTTTTGTGTAAATAAATACTACTCCTCTTTCCGGTCCTTCTGCGTATTTGATAAGTTTTGCAGAGTTCTGTACGATATCAACTCTTTCCAGATCTCGCATTTCCAGATTGAGCACCCTGTCCATATCATAAATAGGATGACCATCTATGAATACTAGGGCTTCTTTAGGGTAAAATGCCTTTGTCTCTCTATTAAATATCCTGATATATTCCTTTCCGTTGCGGCGTCTCACAGCGGCTGGATTAACATATTCACGAATAACTTCTTTGAAATTGGGTACCCGCATATACTTATCAAGGCTGACAGAAAAATCAGGTACGTAAAAGATTTCTGACTGTTTTTCAGTGGTATCTACATCAGCAGGTGATGAATCAAAAAAGGAGTAAATCTCTTCGATTTCTTTTCTTTTGAGCATGGTCTCTATCACCTCCCTGGCAGGGATGGGTACTGCCGGAGCTGATATTTCAAACTGGGGGAGGGTGTCAAAAAACCGTAACATAAGGTCTTTACGATCACTTTCTATCTGATAGCTAAACTCTTCTATGCCGGTGTGACGAAATAATACGGGGATGGAAAATGAGCCGTTCTCATCCGTGTCAAAAGCATAGAGCTGATCCTGTCTGGTAGAATAGGCCATTATTCGGAGAGATTCATTCACCTTGTTTCCCAATGTATCCGTTATCTGGCCATTAAGTTTGATATAGCTTTCCAGGGCATCTGCATTTTCTTCGTTTGGTACTACTTTTACTTCCTGTGCAGGAGGTAAGGCCAAAAGCCAGGTAGCTGTATCGAATTCTTTCAACATAGCAGTTTCACTATTGCCGGAGACCCGACCGGGAGTTGCCATACTAAATTCAAGGTTGGGGCTATATGTCATAGGCCGATCAGTAATAGCAGCTGTCAATGTGCCCTGCTGCCCACCTGTTCCACTAATCCTGATATCCAGCCTTATGCCTTCTCTGGTTTGATGAACTTTTTGAAGCCCGGTTACCTGCAGGTTGGCCGTAGTCATGCTATTCAGAAACCAACGAGTGCTCAGGCGATTTCCGGCATCGTCTGTCAGAATGGCTTCAAGTAGCCCCCGGGGCATGTCTGTCACAGGAATTTCCGCTAAAGAGCCATTTCTCTTTATATTACCTAAGCTTGCATAGGACACTAATACCCCTCCTTTTCTGACTAAAAGATGATAATCGTTGTCTTTATTCTTAAGGAGTTTGGGTGAGGCCTGTACGGCAAACCTGAACCTGTCACCTGCCTGCCCTCTATAGGTAAGCAGGGCGCCTTCTTCCTGTACATTTGGTAAACGAACGGTTTTTCCCTCCGCAGAGTCCTTCCTGTACCTGAGTTTATATTGCTTCTCAGCCCTGGGCTGTAACATAAACTCGCCTGTAAAGGCACCTTCCTTTAGCTTATTGAATTTTACTGAAGCAATCTGCTCGCCCCGGTCATCTACGACCTCACCAGTATAACTTTCTGCATCGCCATTAAGCAAGAAAGCCACTTTGGCAGTAAGACCCTCTACGAGTGCGCCTCCTTCGGGATAAAATGTAACTGTGGAACCTTTCTTGACTGAAGCAATGGGCTCTGTGTCCTCATCTACTATGCGAATAGAAGTTTGGTAATAGGGTACAGGGTCGAAGCCCTCGATCCATCGGGTAAAGGCTGTCAATGTATAATTACCGGGAGGAAGGTTTTGGGGAAAAGTGTAGCTACCGGCTACCACACCACTGTCGCCCATGACTTTTATATGCTCTCTGAGTGATCCGGTAGCATCATGTACCATTAAGTGAACTAAACGGCTCAAGCCACTAGGCTGCCCGGTGACTCCGTTTATAAGATAGGCAGTGAAAAACATGGTTTCTCCCGGCAAAAATAAATCCTGATTAAGTTGGAGAAATACCTTTTCACTCACATCGGGGTATCCTTCCGGGTTATATTTTTGCATAATTAAAGATGGCACCTGGGCCACTCCTATTGCAGGAATCATGGAAAGTACCAGCAGCACGCCTGCCACGGTCATGTGAGTAATATTTTTCACTAGTCCCATATCTCAGGTTTTAATAAGCTTAACATGCAGAGAAGTATATTTCTCGACTTATCAGTAGGGGTAATAATCAGGTTTTACATTGACACTATTATCGTACCGCAAGCAACTGAAGTCCTGTTCATTTTCAGAGGGCCCCATAGGAATTAACTGTTCTCCAGAAATCCCATAGATATCCCTGGAAGCAGCATAAAAATACCCCAAAGCCTGAGGGGCCTCTCCTTCTGCTATAATATTACCGGGTAGTGGTGATGGCGGAGGCTGAAAAATGGTTCCATCTCCGTTCTTTTGCTTTAGTAAGACATCCCAATAGTCCCAGGCGCCGGCCGTCATGTTTCTGAGCTCGGCGCCTATCCAGTAATCATTCCCCACGCGTTGGCTGCCTGCCCCGTTAGGGACAAATACCACTTCTAATCCCTGAATGGTGTTCCCTGCAAAACGGTCATCATCTAATAAAATGGGGTCTGCTAAATCTTCTACTATCCAGCAGACACAGCATTTGCATTCTTCCACCTGGATCAGGCCCTGGTTTTCATTGTAGATGTAGCCACTACAAGGCTCGGGGGCAGGTACAGTGAACTGTCCTCCTGCACCGGCTACCGCATCCTGGGGTCTGGTGGTAACGCTATACGTACCCTTATACTTAATAAAGTATTGGTTACTTTGCTCAGGATCGTCATCAAAACTTACTTTTACAATCAGGCCTTCCTGCTCTACCTGGAAGTCTCCGGGAGAAATGATGTCTCTAACGGCAGGCTCTATCTCTAAGTCATTTATCACTACTGGTTCTGGCATTACTTCCCTGGCAGAAACGTATGAGAAGCCCCGGGACGGAAGAAAAACAGAGACCCAATAGGCTTTACCGGGTGTCCCCTGAATTTCCTTGGTGCAGGATTGATATTGACCCGGAGCCACTTCCTGTAGTATTTCCTCAGCACCACCTTCTTCATGCAGGGTAACGATAGCTCCGGAAATAGATATTATCCCATTGAGCCTTCCAGAGTATAACTGACTGCGGTTGATCTCGACGGTGTAGGGAGGCTCTCCATTGTGGATATACCCATATACCACATACTTTTGCTCACCTGTAGCCACTTCATTATCTAAGGGGGTGGTACAGCCGTAAATTACGGAAGCTATTACCCCTAAGGTAAATATTCTGATAGTTAGCTCTTTCACTATTTTTATCACTGATATAAATCTCAAAATCAATTATTCCCAAAAATCAGGTTTGACATTTGTACTGTTAGCCACCGGTATCCGGCAGTCTTCCGGAATAAAGTACTCTACATAGAATGGAAAAGGAATGTCAAAAGGGTCAATAGATACTCCTGAAGTAGAGGAGCCAGCTGCCATAAAGTACCCTAGCACCTGCCCTTCATCAGGATCATCAGCGAAAATATTTCCCTGAATATTGGCCGGAGGCGAGTCGAATAATGTACCTGCATTCTCTAATTGCTGCTTTATCCTGAACCAGTAATCGTAACTGCGATCGGACAGTTTTAGCAAGCTTGCCTTCACATAGACTCTATCGATAAACTCATTATTGATTTCTACGAACCCTACATCTGTCGTGATGGTATTTCCTTCAATAAACCGGTCATTTACGAGACCGAATGTATTTCCCTTTTTCGTAACATAGCACTCACAGCATGTACAATCGAACGCAGGACGATACACTATGGCGAAGACAGTATAATCTCTTACCCAGCCACTACAAGGAGGCGGAGCAGGTATAATCTGCCTCCTGTCCCATGGGGCCTGTATGGTTTTTCGTTCCGGCTGGGTAATCAGCTTATAAATTCTCTCCCAGTTCAGCAGGAAGTAGTCTTCCCCCGGGCTGTCCTGAAAACTGGCCTCAACCTGAAAGCCGTCTACATCAGTTAAGATACCTGCTTCACTGTATCTGGGTACTTTTCTGAATTCATAACTTACTTCGTCAATTTCGGGAGCCTCCCTTATCACCTCAGGCTCAGAATGATAACTTTTACCATTCTCAAGCTGGACAGTAATATAATATTCCTCTCCTGCCCGTCCCTGCATACCAAAAGTATCTGTCTGGTATACACCTTCTTCAATCTCTTGTAGCAGTTCGCTCTCCCCACTCCCGGAATGCAGGGTAACCCTGGCTCCACTGACCCGGGGAATACCATTCAGGTTTTCGATATACGGAGAGCTCCTGGTAATGTTTACTTCATAGGGTGGCGGCTCATTTGTCACACGGCCATATATCACTAGCTTCCTTTCTCCTTTACTGTTGACTCCATCCAGCTCATCCACACAACCTAAAGGGAATATAAGGCTGACAAGCAGAAACGATTTTACTATCAGATTAAAAAACTGCTTCATCTTGTGTGGCTTTAGTGTTTTAAAAAAACATAGCTGTCAAAGAATCGGTATGCTGATCAGAACTTGAAATTATAGGTGACTGATGGAAATGGCACACCCAGCACAGAGAACTTGTATGCCTGGGGAGGGCTACCTTCAAAATCCTGAAAAAACACGGAATATGGATTCTTACGACCATATACATTATATACTGCAAAGGTCCAGCTGTCCTCGTACTTTTTACTTAACCTTAAATTAGGCTCATAAGTAAATGAAATGTCAAGCCGGTGATAAGGCGGGGTCCGGTAGCCGTTACGGTCAGAATAGTCATTAATCACAAACCCTTCTATTTCATACCTGGCTTCAGGTGCTGTGTAAGCCCTACCACTACTGTAAATGACATTTGCTCCCAAGGTCCACTTCCTGGATATCTGATAGTTACCCACAACTTTAAGGTCATGGGGCCTGTCCTGATTTGCCGGATATTTATTCCCGTCATTTATCCTTGATTCAGGATTTTGACCGTCAAATTGTCTCCAGGTACGTGAATAGGTGTAACTGGCCCAACCTGTTAGTCTACCCTTATTCTTCTTTAACAATAACTCTGAGCCGTAGCTCCACCCCTGGCCTTGCAGTAGGTCAGTTTCCAGGTAGGGGTTCAAAATCAGGTTTGCCCCATCCTTAAAGTCTACTACATCCTGAATGTCCTTATAATATACCTCCAGTGAAACCTCATAAGTATTATCCTTAAGGTTATTAAAGTAGCCTACGCTATACTGGTCTCCGACCTGTGGCCTGAAATATTTACTACTGGGAAGATAAATATCCAGCGGTGATATGGCCAGGGTATTAGACACCAGATGTATGTATTGCCTCATGCGCTGGTAGCTGGCTTTAAGGCTGGAAGATGCTCCGAGTTTGTAGCGAAGGGAAACGCGAGGCTCTATACCGCCAAAGCTGGCAATAGTTTCCCAGTCACTAAATAGTTGAGTACCGGCTATAGTATTAAGGGTACGGTTCTCATTATTCTCATATAACGTTATCTCTCCTGGCCCCATGGCGTTAAACCGGGAGTACCTCAGCCCAACCATAGCGGCCCACTTCTCACTTATCTCAAAATCATCCTGAATATATGCTGAAGCTTCCAGAGCCTTTTGGCTGTCCAATGAGAAAGGATTTACGGCTGATTCGCTGCCACTGGGAGTAATAGAACCGGGTTCAAACTGGTATAGCAGCCCTTCAAGCCCCCCGGTAATATCATGCCCTGCCAGGCTATACACCATTCGCCAGTTTGCCTTCTGGTAATCAATCCGGTATTCGAGATCAAACCCGAGGCTTTCATCCGGACTATTTACCTGATAGCTGTAGTTACCGTCTGTCAGGGCGAGCTCAGTAAACAGATTTTCATTTATCAGCCTTCTGAAGCTTAAGGTATTATTAAAGGTACGCCACCGGTAGGTTGTATCGGATGCATAAGAAAAACGGTCCCCACTGATATATGAGGTCAGATTAAGCTTAGTCCGGCTGTTGAAATCATGGCTAAGTTTAACCGTACCGTCATAGAACCCTGCCGAACTATTGCGTATATCTACGTCTTTAACGGCTCTCAGTAGCCAGTCAGAGTAAGTAGCTCTGCCTGCTACCAGAAAACTGGTTTTGTCCTTAATGATAGGCCCTTCTACTGCCAGGCGGCTTGTGACAAGCCCTATACCACCCTGGGCATGGATAGCTTGCTTATCGCCTTCACGCTGGCGTATGTCAAGTACAGACGATACCCGCCCCCCATATTCTGCAGGTACACCACCACGATAAAAGGTCACGTCACGAACGGCATCTTTATTAAAGACAGAGAAAAAACCAAAGAGGTGCGAGGGATTGAAAATGATAGCATCGTCCAGAAGAATAAGGTTTTGATCGGTAGAGCCTCCTCTTACGTTAAATCCGCCAGACCCCTCACCTACTGTACTGACTCCGGGAAGCAACGTAATACTTTTTACGACATCCACTTCACCAAGAAAGGCTGGCATGTTCTCGATGGTTTCTATAGTTAGCTTTTGCTTGCCTACACTGGTGCTTTCCACATTTTGTTGAAGCCTCTCACCTTCTACTACAACCTCCCCTAGTTCCACTGGCTTCTCAAAAAGGTTGACATCCAACGTGCCGTCCTGATATATCTGAACATAGTATTCTTCCGCTTCCAGGTTAAGGGTACTAAATCTCAGCAGATATGCTCCTGATTTTAGCCTCACAGTATACCGGCCACGGTTATCGGTTACGGAGCCTGTACCGCTATCACTCACTTCCACACTGGCCCCGGGTATACGATCTGCCGTCTTTCCTTCTCGTACCACTCCACTGAGGGTAACTTCTTTACCGGCCACGTAGTCAGCCGGATTACCGATCAGTACGCGTTCAATATTTGAGGAAGTCACATAGTCTTCCATCTCCTGCCTCTCCTTCTCCTCCTCAGGGTTTTTAAGCAAAACCACAGCATACGGTTCCGGCTGTAAAAAGGCAAACTCAGTTCGCTTGAACATTTCCTCCAACACCAGATCGAGGGGGGCGTTTTCATACTTTAAAGACAGGGTCTGCCCTTCAAGCCATCCTGACTGATAAAAAAAGCGAATACCAAAGTGAGCCTCAAGTTGACTGAATACTTCGCTCAGAGGGGTATTATTAAACGTACCTGTAAAATTCGACTGTCTTTGTCCATATGCAATGGAGGTTAGGGTGCAAATTATCAGGCAGAGCAGTAACTTTCTCAAGATATAATGGTATTGGTGTGTTACTAAATGAGGACAACAAAGCGATAAATTTACCCTAGATACTCATAAGAAAAACTATTTTATCAATTGGCATGCTTTCATTCTGCAAATACCATTAATTATATATTGTGAAAAAATGATGCGGGCTCCCTTAAATGAAGTATCAGAACTTAAGAAAAGGGCGTTATGAGCCCCGGATATCTTTTATAAACAGGGAAATTTTTAATTTGCCGCATGC
It contains:
- a CDS encoding ABC transporter permease → MNKILLVTAREYLTRVRKKSFLIITIATPIALVLIFGLFGYLAVNSADTKVIQVIDESGRFTKTFKESDRVHYLYISNTLDDAKKNLEESDADGILYIPAIDIDKPEGIKYYTSGSPSMSTIRSIERNIEQVIEDVKLQQSGLDAELIRDLKPNVSLETFPLDEEKESNAAAAFGTGYALSLFTYFFIFLYGAQIMRGVMEEKTNRIVEVIISSVKPLQLLYGKILGVAAVGLTQFIIWIVLIVGLSSAGAALLGGQVSDEQKQQFEEVQAARPGGASGSAESLVELQSAIDSIDFTSLVGVFLFYFLGGYLLYGALFAAVGSAVDSDTDSQQFMLPITIPLILSVFALAFVLDDPDGTLAFWLSVFPFTSPVIMMARQPFGVPPWEMVLSMVMLIGGFVFTTWVASRIYRVGILMHGTKVNYKVLAKWFMQKQ
- a CDS encoding ABC transporter ATP-binding protein produces the protein MNILDVKHLTKRYAEHTALSDVSLSVPKNSIFGLLGPNGAGKTTLIRIITQIIAPDNGEVYISGKPLEPAHIRTIGYLPEERGLYKKMKVGDQLLYLARLKGLEKKDAVTRIKHWLDKLDMRAWANKNIEDLSKGMQQKIQFIATVVHEPKLIILDEPFSGFDPVNASLIRDEILELREKGASIIFSTHRMESVEELCDHIALINKSKKILDGPKRTIKENHRTNTYIVDHRGEFTLDADGFEVVAKGETEQGYQETTVRILNGSGPNELLNRLISQTEINGFREKIPSINEIFIQEVSA
- a CDS encoding DUF4249 domain-containing protein, giving the protein MKQFFNLIVKSFLLVSLIFPLGCVDELDGVNSKGERKLVIYGRVTNEPPPYEVNITRSSPYIENLNGIPRVSGARVTLHSGSGESELLQEIEEGVYQTDTFGMQGRAGEEYYITVQLENGKSYHSEPEVIREAPEIDEVSYEFRKVPRYSEAGILTDVDGFQVEASFQDSPGEDYFLLNWERIYKLITQPERKTIQAPWDRRQIIPAPPPCSGWVRDYTVFAIVYRPAFDCTCCECYVTKKGNTFGLVNDRFIEGNTITTDVGFVEINNEFIDRVYVKASLLKLSDRSYDYWFRIKQQLENAGTLFDSPPANIQGNIFADDPDEGQVLGYFMAAGSSTSGVSIDPFDIPFPFYVEYFIPEDCRIPVANSTNVKPDFWE
- a CDS encoding TonB-dependent receptor domain-containing protein; translation: MRKLLLCLIICTLTSIAYGQRQSNFTGTFNNTPLSEVFSQLEAHFGIRFFYQSGWLEGQTLSLKYENAPLDLVLEEMFKRTEFAFLQPEPYAVVLLKNPEEEKERQEMEDYVTSSNIERVLIGNPADYVAGKEVTLSGVVREGKTADRIPGASVEVSDSGTGSVTDNRGRYTVRLKSGAYLLRFSTLNLEAEEYYVQIYQDGTLDVNLFEKPVELGEVVVEGERLQQNVESTSVGKQKLTIETIENMPAFLGEVDVVKSITLLPGVSTVGEGSGGFNVRGGSTDQNLILLDDAIIFNPSHLFGFFSVFNKDAVRDVTFYRGGVPAEYGGRVSSVLDIRQREGDKQAIHAQGGIGLVTSRLAVEGPIIKDKTSFLVAGRATYSDWLLRAVKDVDIRNSSAGFYDGTVKLSHDFNSRTKLNLTSYISGDRFSYASDTTYRWRTFNNTLSFRRLINENLFTELALTDGNYSYQVNSPDESLGFDLEYRIDYQKANWRMVYSLAGHDITGGLEGLLYQFEPGSITPSGSESAVNPFSLDSQKALEASAYIQDDFEISEKWAAMVGLRYSRFNAMGPGEITLYENNENRTLNTIAGTQLFSDWETIASFGGIEPRVSLRYKLGASSSLKASYQRMRQYIHLVSNTLAISPLDIYLPSSKYFRPQVGDQYSVGYFNNLKDNTYEVSLEVYYKDIQDVVDFKDGANLILNPYLETDLLQGQGWSYGSELLLKKNKGRLTGWASYTYSRTWRQFDGQNPESRINDGNKYPANQDRPHDLKVVGNYQISRKWTLGANVIYSSGRAYTAPEARYEIEGFVINDYSDRNGYRTPPYHRLDISFTYEPNLRLSKKYEDSWTFAVYNVYGRKNPYSVFFQDFEGSPPQAYKFSVLGVPFPSVTYNFKF
- a CDS encoding DUF4249 family protein, with protein sequence MRFISVIKIVKELTIRIFTLGVIASVIYGCTTPLDNEVATGEQKYVVYGYIHNGEPPYTVEINRSQLYSGRLNGIISISGAIVTLHEEGGAEEILQEVAPGQYQSCTKEIQGTPGKAYWVSVFLPSRGFSYVSAREVMPEPVVINDLEIEPAVRDIISPGDFQVEQEGLIVKVSFDDDPEQSNQYFIKYKGTYSVTTRPQDAVAGAGGQFTVPAPEPCSGYIYNENQGLIQVEECKCCVCWIVEDLADPILLDDDRFAGNTIQGLEVVFVPNGAGSQRVGNDYWIGAELRNMTAGAWDYWDVLLKQKNGDGTIFQPPPSPLPGNIIAEGEAPQALGYFYAASRDIYGISGEQLIPMGPSENEQDFSCLRYDNSVNVKPDYYPY